Proteins from one Corynebacterium epidermidicanis genomic window:
- a CDS encoding heavy metal translocating P-type ATPase, with protein sequence MQTIELGVTGMTCTSCSGRVERKLNKVEGVEAAVNFATETATISFDPAQTSPSELIEVVRRTGYDAFEMQSQSEDPGVDPHSDARDGEASDLKARLIASSVFAVPVMLISMIPALQFMHWQWAVLAMATYVYLYGGAPFHRSALINLRHGSFTMDTLVSLGTSAAFLWSLWALFIGNAGHAGMKMHMHLFPRDTTMDEIYLESVAVVIAFLLLGRWFEVRAKGRSSEALRALLDMGAKEVSLLRDGEEHRIPISQLQVGDEFLVRPGEKVATDGIVVEGASAVDESMLTGEPVPVEKAAGDSVTGATINASGRLVVKATQVGESTTLARMARMVTQAQAQKAPVQRLVDRISQVFVPTVIALSLLTLVVHLLLGHGIAPAFTAAVAVLIIACPCALGLATPTALLVGTGRGAQLGLLIKGPEVLESTRRVTAILLDKTGTVTTGRLAVESADPQLLQLAASVEQSSEHPIAKAIVHACELPLLSSTDFESLPGQGVRAIVDGHEVRVERSEGELAVEGTTQVDVLVNGELRGSIVLRDAVKPGSASAVAKLKVLGLTPWLLTGDNASAAQVVAEEVGIASEHVIAGVRPEDKLAEVRRLQESEVVAMVGDGVNDAAALAQADLGLAMGAGTDVAIEAADITLMNNDLSSVVNALRLSRRTLSTIRGNLFWAFAYNVVLIPVAAAGLLNPMLAGIAMAFSSVFVVSNSLRLRNFKEQ encoded by the coding sequence ATGCAGACCATTGAATTAGGCGTGACCGGTATGACCTGTACTTCGTGTTCAGGTCGGGTGGAACGCAAATTAAACAAGGTCGAAGGAGTCGAAGCGGCAGTCAATTTCGCCACGGAGACGGCGACAATCAGTTTTGATCCTGCTCAAACATCGCCCTCGGAGCTCATCGAGGTGGTGCGTAGGACTGGCTACGATGCCTTCGAGATGCAGTCGCAGTCTGAAGATCCCGGAGTGGATCCGCATTCAGATGCCAGAGATGGTGAGGCATCAGACCTTAAGGCACGACTGATCGCCTCGAGCGTCTTCGCTGTCCCAGTCATGCTCATCTCTATGATTCCTGCGCTGCAGTTCATGCATTGGCAGTGGGCTGTGTTGGCCATGGCCACGTACGTCTACCTGTACGGTGGCGCTCCATTTCATCGATCAGCGCTGATTAACCTGCGACATGGTTCGTTTACCATGGACACTTTGGTCTCCTTAGGTACGAGCGCGGCCTTCCTCTGGTCCCTATGGGCGCTGTTTATCGGCAACGCTGGCCATGCGGGAATGAAGATGCACATGCACCTCTTTCCGCGTGATACGACTATGGACGAGATTTACCTCGAGTCTGTCGCCGTCGTTATTGCTTTCCTTCTTCTCGGGCGGTGGTTTGAGGTTCGCGCCAAGGGAAGGTCCTCGGAGGCCCTGCGTGCACTATTAGATATGGGTGCGAAGGAGGTATCGCTGCTTCGCGATGGCGAGGAACACCGTATCCCCATCTCGCAATTACAAGTTGGTGACGAGTTCCTGGTGCGCCCGGGCGAGAAAGTCGCAACTGATGGGATCGTCGTCGAGGGCGCTTCCGCGGTCGATGAATCGATGCTCACCGGGGAGCCGGTACCGGTGGAAAAGGCGGCTGGGGACAGCGTGACTGGAGCGACGATCAATGCCTCGGGGCGGCTCGTCGTCAAGGCAACGCAGGTGGGTGAGTCAACCACTTTGGCACGTATGGCGCGCATGGTCACGCAGGCGCAGGCGCAGAAAGCGCCGGTGCAACGGCTGGTGGATCGGATCTCACAAGTCTTTGTCCCGACGGTGATCGCGTTGTCGCTGCTCACTTTGGTTGTCCATCTGCTGCTGGGCCACGGCATAGCCCCTGCGTTCACTGCTGCGGTGGCCGTGTTGATCATCGCGTGCCCGTGCGCGTTGGGTCTTGCGACCCCGACCGCATTGCTCGTGGGCACTGGGCGAGGCGCGCAGCTGGGGTTGCTCATTAAGGGGCCGGAGGTGCTGGAATCAACGCGCCGAGTAACGGCGATCCTGCTGGATAAGACCGGTACTGTTACCACTGGTCGGCTGGCGGTGGAGTCCGCCGATCCGCAGCTCCTGCAGCTGGCCGCGTCGGTGGAACAAAGCTCCGAACATCCCATTGCCAAAGCCATCGTTCACGCATGCGAGCTGCCTCTTTTATCAAGCACTGATTTTGAGTCGCTGCCTGGCCAAGGGGTGCGCGCGATCGTGGACGGCCACGAGGTGAGAGTCGAGCGGTCCGAAGGCGAGCTCGCTGTGGAGGGAACAACCCAGGTGGATGTGCTGGTCAACGGGGAGCTCCGCGGCTCTATTGTCCTGCGAGATGCGGTGAAGCCGGGGTCGGCATCGGCCGTCGCTAAGCTCAAAGTTTTGGGTCTCACGCCGTGGCTGCTGACCGGCGATAATGCCAGCGCCGCGCAAGTGGTGGCTGAAGAAGTGGGGATCGCGTCTGAGCATGTCATCGCCGGGGTGCGGCCCGAGGACAAGCTCGCTGAGGTGCGTCGTCTACAAGAGTCAGAGGTAGTTGCGATGGTAGGCGATGGGGTCAACGACGCTGCGGCGCTCGCCCAGGCCGACCTGGGGCTTGCGATGGGAGCCGGGACCGATGTTGCTATTGAGGCTGCCGACATCACCCTGATGAACAACGACTTGTCGTCAGTCGTGAACGCCTTGCGGTTGTCCCGGCGTACGCTCTCCACAATTAGAGGCAATCTATTTTGGGCGTTTGCCTACAATGTCGTTCTCATCCCGGTGGCTGCCGCCGGCTTACTTAACCCCATGCTTGCCGGCATTGCGATGGCATTTTCGTCCGTATTCGTGGTCAGCAACTCGCTGCGACTACGCAACTTCAAGGAGCAGTAA
- a CDS encoding metal-sensitive transcriptional regulator, with translation MEQHGYVGDKERYLARLKRIEGQIRGIHRMIDEDQYCIDVLTQISAAQSALRGVGLGLLDDHMRHCVAHAVHQGGEEADVKFKEVSEAVARLAR, from the coding sequence ATGGAACAGCATGGCTACGTGGGAGACAAGGAACGCTACCTCGCGCGCCTCAAGCGTATCGAAGGGCAGATCCGAGGCATCCATCGCATGATTGACGAAGATCAGTACTGCATCGACGTCCTCACCCAAATAAGCGCCGCACAATCCGCACTCCGAGGTGTGGGCCTTGGGCTTCTCGACGACCATATGCGACACTGCGTCGCCCATGCCGTGCATCAAGGTGGGGAAGAAGCCGATGTGAAGTTCAAGGAGGTCTCAGAAGCTGTCGCCCGGCTTGCGCGCTAG